The Candidatus Zixiibacteriota bacterium genomic interval AACTTTTGCCGTCCCAGATGGATCAAATCGGCGGCCGCGAGCGGGATCAGTTCAATCTCCCTCTCCACGCCTGAGTCGCGGGCGCGCGTCACGACACCCTCGTCCAGTGCGACCAGGTCTTCCCCATCGGTCGTCGCGCGCAGGTCGCGATATGCAACGGCTGCAACGGAGGGTTCAATCCACTCTCCGCCGGATACAGTGACGGAAAAGCAGGCGTCCTTCTTGAACGGGACAAGCACGGTGACCGGATTTGGACGCTCAGCGAGTTTGAATGCAGCGAGTTCGAACGCCGACACGGAAACCATCACGAGATCGAGGGCGGTTGCAAGTCCCTTGGCCATGGACAGGCCGATCCGCAGGCCGGTAAAGGAACCGGGGCCGACAGAAACGGTCAGGGAGCGCAAGTCGCGTCCGGCGAGTCCGGATGAGTGCAGCAGGTCATCGATCTTCTTGAGCATCACACGGCCGTGCGAGATGACGAGCTTCTCTTCATAGGTGACCATACGGTCCTCGCCGAACCCGATCGCCATGCGAAGCGCGGGGCCCGAAGTATCGACAGCAAGCATCGGCAGTGTTTCGAGTCCGCTCATACCTGAACCAGTTCAATGTCGATCTGGCGTTCCGTTTCGCCCGCGATGCGGAACTCCAGCACGTAGTATTTCTGCGGGAGTAGCTCGGCGGCCTTATCGCCCCACTCCACCGCCATGATACCCTCCCGGGAAAGATATTCGTCCCAGCCTATCTCGTACAGCTCATTTGACTGCTGCATACGGTACAGATCAAAATGGTACAGCTTGCGATCTCCGCCCGGATATTCATTGACGAACGTGTAAGACGGGGAATTGACCAAGGAGGGATCGATCCCAAGTCCCCTGGCGAGACCTCGGACAAACGCCGTCTTGCCCGCACCCAGCGGGCCAATCAGCACGAGCACATCGCCGGGCAAAAACGACTTCGCGAGCTTCTCGGCAAGCGCCATGGTCTCATCTTCGCTGTGTGACACGACATGCAGTACGGACATGGATCGACCTACTTCGGAGTCATCACCGCAACCGGCACGACCATCTCTTCCAGCGAGATGCCTCCGTGCTGGAAGGAATTCTGGAACTGCCTGACCATCTCGTTATAGTTGTTGGGGTAGACGAAATAGTAGTCTTCCTTCGCGATGATGAACGTCGTGGCCAGCGAGAACATGGGCAGCCGCCACTCTTTGGGCTTCTTGATGAGGACCGAGTCCTTTGGGTCCGACTTGAGGTTGTCTCCGTACTTGTAGCGGAGGTTCGTCGAAGTCGTGCGTCGACCGTGAGCCATCGTTCCGCGCTGGCACAACACGGAGCCATGGTCGGATGTGACGATGACGGTGAAGTCGCGCTCGGCGAACTGCTTGAGGAGAGCGAACAACGGTGAGTGAACGAACCAGCTCCGCATAAGGGAACGGAAGGCGGCGTCGGTGCCGGCAATCTCCTTGAGAATGACGTTATTCGACCGGCCATGGGCAAGGATGTCGAGGAAGTTGAAGACGAACGTCACGGCCGGGCTTTCGAAGTAGTCACCGGCGCGCCGAACGAGCTCCTCCCCTTCCGTGTTGTTATACACCTTGACGTAGCGCATCGGTCTGTCGAAACGGATTCCGAGGCGGGCGAGGTTGTCGGCAAACATGCGGTCTTCGTAGCGGTTGAGTGACCCCTCGTCCTGGACCTGGTAATTGTCCGGATAGATCCTGCTGATCTCATCGGGGAACATCCCGGCAAAGACGGCGTTGCGGGCGAACGGCGTGGCTGTCGGCAGGATCGAGAAGTAGTACGAGCGTTCGATATTGAAAAACTCGGACATCAGCGGCTCGACGAGCATCCACTGGTCGAGGCGCATGCAGTCGACGACGACAAACAACACCTGCCGTCGACTCTTGAGCGGCGGCGCCACGAATCTGGCGACGATATCGGGCGACATCAGCGGGCGATCGTCGCCGGAGAGCCAGGATTGATAGGTGTTCAGTATGTACTTGGTGAATTCGGTATTCCATTCGCGCTTGGTACCGGTGTGGGTTTCTTTGAGACCATCGTCGTTGCTGTTGTCCAGTTCCAGATCCCACTCGGCCAGCAGCCGCGCCGCCTCGTGCCAGTCGTCGGGCTGCATCGGCCCATACATCTTCTGGTTGAACTTATTGATTTCGGTGACGTATCGCCGCATGGACGATGAACTGATGATTTTTTTCGCATCAAGAAGCCGTTTGATAACGAGCAATATCTGCGACGGATTGACCGGCTTGACAAGGTAGTCATCGATCTTCGAGCCGATGGCGTCTTCCATCAGCGACTCTTCTTCGGATTTGGTGACCATAACGACCGGCAGGTGCGGGCGGAGGTCCTTGATTTCCTCGAGCGTGGTGAGACCGTCCTTGCCCGGCATCATTTCGTCGAGGAGCACCAGGTCGAAATTGCCGTCGCGCACGGCCACGATCGCGTCATCGCCCGACATGGCCGGCGTGACGGAGAACCCTTTCTTTTCCAGGAACAACAGGTGCGGTTTGAGGGAATCGATTTCATCGTCGACCCAGAGAATTCTTTTCTTGTCCGAGGGAATCGGCATGTGCACTCCTTAGCGCCGCGCTGCGACCGGCAGGGTGATTTTGAAGACAGTCTCGCCGGGGTGCGATCGTTCCAGCCGGATCTGTCCGTCGTGATACTCTTCGACAATCCGCTTGACGAGAGTGAGGCCGAGACCCCAGCCGCGTTTTTTGGTGGTGAAGCCCGGCCTGAAGATTTTGCGTGCGGCGGCCGGTGAGATACCCGGGCCGTTGTCTTTCATTTCGATATCGACCATACGTGGATCACTGCCGTGCGTGCTGGTGATTTCGATCACACCGGTCTTTGAATCGACTGCCTGCAGTGCGTTTTTCACCAGGTTTTCCAGGGCCCACGTGAGCAGTTCCGGGTTCAGGTCGACTTCCGGTATGTCTCCCCCGTGGAAGGTGATCTGCACCCCGTGACCTTCGAACGGCAGCCGCCGCCGATAATATTCTACCACTTCTTCGATCAATTCGTTCAGTTTGCATGGACTCAATTCCGGGATCGAGCCGATCTGGCCGAACCGGTTCGCGACCCGCTGCAATCGGCGGACATCGATTTTCATGTTATCGACCGTCTGGTCGATCAGGCCGGGTTCCGCGCCGTCGCGCACGGGCGACTCCGACTCGAGCACCTCGATCCAGCCCATGAGCGACGATATCGGGGTGCCAAGCTGGTGCGCGGTTTCTTTGGCCATGCCGACCCAGATATGGCGCTCTTCGCTTCGGCGAATGGTCTGGAACCCGATCATACCAACAATGAGAAAAGCCAGAACGATCCCGATTTCGACAAAGGGCATGAGTTTCAGCTCGTTGATGACCTCGGAGTCGCCGTAGTACAGATGGTGGACGAAGTCGTCGCCGTAGTGCAGTTTGAATTCGCCGTTTTGTTTCTTCATGTCGGCGGCGATCTTCTTCAGACGGGCCATCGTCGGCGCATCGGGGTTGCGCAGCTCGGGATCGATATCTTTGATGTTTCGCCAGTAGAGCGGTTCCCCGTCCTGGTCGACGACAAGAATCGGGAAGGTGGCTTTGACGATGATTTCGTTGAAGATGAACTGCAATTCACTGCCGGACATCGGCGAATTCGCAGCCAGCTGCCAGAGCTGGACGTACTTTTCGACCTGCGAGCGGATATCACGCTGGAGAGTATCGATGACGTCGAAGGTGTACCAGATGAAGCCGATCGAGATGATGGCGATACCGACCAGCAGGAACGTCTTGAACAGGGTAGACTTGCCGACGTAGAGATCCGACGTACGGTTAAAAGCGCGCCACCGAGGTGCCATCAGCCGATTTTCCCAATCCCGCCCATATAGGGACGGAGCCGTTCGGGTATGGTCACGGTCCCGTCCGCGTTTTGATAGTTTTCGAGTATCGCCGGAATAAGTCGGGCGAGCGCCAGGCCGGAGCCGTTGAGCGTAAAGGGGAAGCGGACGGACCGATCGGCATCGCGGAATCGGCAATTCATGCGGCGTGCCTGAAAATCCTCGAAGATCGACACCGAGGAGATTTCGAGGTAGCGTTCGATACCCGCCGCCCACAGCTCGAGGTCGTAACATTTCGCGGCCGCGAACGAGAGATCGCCGGTGGCGAGGGCGCTGACGCGGTACGGCAATTCAAGGTACTGGAGGACCTTCTCGGCCTGCGCGACAAGTGACTCCAGTTCATCGTAACCGGTCTCCGGCCGCACGATCTTCACGAGTTCCACTTTCGAGAACTGGTGCACGCGGATCATGCCGCGGGTATCCTTGCCGGCGGAGCCGGCCTCGCGTCGATAGCAGGGCGTGTGGCCGACCAGACAGATGGGGAGCTGCTCGTGATCCAGGATCTGATCCTTGAACATGTTGGTGATGGGGACCTCGGCGGTCGGGATCAGGTACGGCCCGTCGTTGCGTTCGCGATACATGTCTTCATCGAGTTTGGGGAGCTGCCCTGTGCCAAACATGGTGTCGGCGGTTACCAGGTGCGGGACGGTTACTTCGGTGAACCCGTCGGCGGTGTGCAGGTCCAGCATGAAATTGATCAGGGCACGCTCGAGCCGTGAGCCGAGTCCTTTGAGGATATAGAAACCTGCGCCGGAGACGCGGGCGGCAGCTTCGAGGTCGAGAATCCCGAGTTTCGCGCCGACTTCCCAGTGCGGCAGCACCGGATAGTCCCGCTTGACGATTTTGCCCCACTCGCGGACGACAACATTGGCGGATTCATCCTTGCCGACCGGGACCGACTGATGCGGGACGTTTGGGACCCAGGACAGTGCGGACTGGAGTTCGTCTTCTATCTGGCGTCGGCGCTCATCGAGTTCGGTGATTTTCTGGCCGACCTGGCGCATCGACGCAATAGCGTCATCGGCCGGTTCCCCGGCCTTTTTCTTCCGGGCGATCTCGGCCGAGGCTTTGTTGCGGGCCGCCTTGAGCTGTTCCACTTCGCCGATCAGTTCGCGGCGGGATTGGTCGAGCCGGAGGATATGATCGACATCGGCCTTTTCGTTTTTGTTGGAGATGGCCGTTTTGACCAGGTCCGGATTCTCGCGAATAAATTTGATATCGAGCATGCTGATTCCTGACTGCTGTATACTCTCGTAAGCCGGGCTGACCGTTTGGTTCCCAAGTATATACATCGGGCGGACGGCCGTCAATCGGCCTGACCGGCCGGCGCGCTACAGGGATATCGGGGTTTGGTTTCGCGGTACCCGGGCCGTCCTAACTGCCCGAATGTCAATAAAATGGGCTATTTCTTCAAGATTTTTCTTGCCCCGGGCCGATTATTTTCTATAATTGGTGACTTGTCAATTTCTCGGGAGTAGACTGGATTATGGCAAAAGCTTGCGAAATATGCGGTAAGAAGCCGATGTTCGGCAATAACGTGTCCCACGCGCACAATATCACCAAGCGCCGGTGGGTGCCGAACCTTCAGCGTGTCCGTGCGCTGATCAACGGTCAGCCGAAGCGGATCGAAGTGTGCACGTCGTGTTTGAAGGCGGGCAAGGTAATCAAGGCAACCCGGACGCGCAAGCCGGCGAGCCTGACCGGCGCGCAGGCGTGACTGTACACCGCGAGATGACGTAAGAAAGCCGCGCGAGAGCGCGGCTTCTTTTATTTTGGGAATTGGCATAGAAGAGCGGGCGGCCAGCAACTGCGAGCCGCCCGCTTGACTCAAGAGTGATATCGAGTTACTTCAAAAGCATCATCTTGCGCGTATCTGTAAACTCCCCAGCCTGGATGCGGTAGAGATACACACCGCTTGCGGAGTTGGATGCATCCCACCTGACCGAGTGAGTGCCAGCTTCCACGCGACCATCGACAAGGATCGCGACACTCTGCCCGAGCACGTTGAAGACCTCCAGCCGGACATCCGATGCATTCGGCAGGCTGAAGCTGATCTCGGTGCTCGGGTTGAACGGGTTCGGGTAGTTCTGGGCGAGGGCAAAGCTGGTCGGGAGTGAACTCTCGATGGTGGCCGTTCCGATCTGGACGGAGAACACATGCCCTGAGTGGTCGGCCACCAAAGCTGACTCAATCTCGTACTCGCCTGGTATGCGAATCAGCGTCGCGCTACCGGCCGGGAGCACGTCGCCGCCGTCCAAATCGAGCATTCCGACCCGATATCCACTCTCGTCTCGTCCCGCGATCAGATTCCAACCGCAATCAACGAGTGCCTCGGGCTGACCCGCATCGGAACCAACAACCTTCAACTGGATCCCGCGAAGGTCGATTTCGGAGCTCAATGTCACTACGGTCCAGCCTTCGCGGTAACTGGCGTTTGCGCTAACCTGCGAGGACACCTTACGGGCCAAAGGCTCGCCCGTAGACACACAGCCGCACTGCGGTTCCGGTCCGTTGACGAACAGATAGTTCACAAGGTAAATCAGATCGCCCAAGTCCACCAGACAGTCGCCATTGACATCGGCGGCGTCGATAACACACGGTCTGGCTCCGCCAAGATAGAGGAAGTTGGTAGTACCGATAAGGTCGTTGAGATCGAGAGAGGGGTCGCCGAATGCGTCTCCGGGCAGATAGCCGAGAATCTCGGTGGAGTCCGCCGAACCATCAAAATACGGGTAGATTCTGATCGTTCCGGTAGTATCGAAGAGTCGCGTCGACCGGGAAGGATCATCGGACAAAGCAGTGTCCCAATGGATAGACTTGCTCTCTTCACACAATCGACTGGTCGTGAACTCGACGTAGAACAAAGTTGTCGTGTCTGCCGGAATCCATTCCCCAAATGTGTTCACAAGATTGACGAGCAAGTATGCCGAATCGGTATTGATGATCTCTGTGACAAAGTCCCAATCCTCCGTCAACAGACCCTCCCGAGAGATATCGGCGACCTCAACACCATCGGGAATCTTGAGCGTGACGGTCGCACCACCAGCAGGTTTAGAGAGACTTGCGACTACAGGCTGATCAGTATCACACGGACCATAAGTCGTTGTCGGTAGTTGAACTATCGAAAACTCACCGTCAGTCGTGTAGAGCAATCTTCCATCTCTCCAATCCCACAATTCTTCGTTTTCCGAGGGTGTGTTCGTGATGTTCAGCGGCTCTCCTGTTCCGTCAGCGTTGATGACATAGATATCATGTTGAGACCCGTTCCAGTATGTATAACCGATCTGGGTGCCGTCGTCCGACCATTGCGGGAAGTGAATCAGAGAAATGTCCGGAGACACGTCTGGCTCGAACGTCAATTGAGTAGTGTCGGATCCGTCGATGTTCATAGTGAAGATATTCTGACTGGTATTGGAGCCGAATCCCCGGACATACACAATTTTGGACTCGTCGCGTGAGATGTCGGGCGCCCTGTCCGGAAGTGAGTTTGAAGTCAGTTGAGTCAGGTTCGCCAGATTGGCAAGTGGTGCTATGTAGATTTCCTCAGTACTTGCGGGACCGCCTTTATTAATCGCGATGTAGTTGGGCGACAAATCAAAGACTGCAAGTTCCCATCCCGGATGGTTGAACAGGCTGTCCTCGCTAAGTACTTCGCACAATTCCCTCTCGATGCGTCTAATCTCGAAGTAACTTCCACTCGCGTTTGTATGCCGATACCAGATTTCACCTGTGCTATCATATCGGCCTGCCCATTGACCCCATGAACCTCCGTAATTGGTCAATTGGCAGGCGTACTGGGTGCCCCGATCAAACTCATAGACTTCCGCCACACCCGTATTCTTCGAATTGTAAACGAATCTCGTCATGTCGGGTGTCCAGTCAAGCCCTTCAATGTTGTCCTGGGGAACCACCGCCATGAGTTGTCTGCGTCCGCCGTCCGGATCCATAGTGGCAATGGACGTTTCCGAGCGGGCCGTGAGCCCTCCCAAGCTTAGCAGTATTGCGATGTTTAGAAGCAGTTTCATCGTACTTGATCCTCCGATACTGGTCGATGTACCCTTGTGGTGAAGTGGATCCGGATTGACCGGCCCACCAGTGAAGTGAGACACACACTCTTCGGCATGTTCAAACCGCATGCCAAATCTTGACGGCGAACACTCCGACCGTAAGTAGCTATGATTGAACCCTTTACGATGTCGTGCCGGACGTTGAGTCGGGATCACAGTGTCACGATGACTTGAATCAGACAGCGAGCGCCATGTCTGAATGACACCAGCGTTTGAACTCTCTGAGAGAGGGCCTGAACTCAAACCGCCCAGTTTGAGCTCGAACGGATGTCCGATTGAATCTCAATGCAGTGCGCACGGGCCATGGCCGGGAATCGTCCACGCCCGCATTGCCGTTTTGCAACACGGCATCGTGCCGATGCGGAGGCGCTAGGTGGAACAGAAACGCCCGGCGGTGTGTGATACGCCGCCGGGCGTTTTCGCGATTACAGATGTTTGTCCGTCAACTGCGCCTTGACTGCACATGACCGCCGCGTCTCACCGGTTTCGCGGGATCACCAGCCCCAGCAGGGTCTCCGACATCACCCGGGAGTGAGCCAGCAGCGCCATTGACGCTTTTTCACGGATCATGGCCCCGACGTACTCCGATATGAAGTCGCCGTAGTCGGTATCGCGAATCTGCGATTCCGCCGAGATCAGGTTTTGTCTGGAGATCTGCAGGGAGGCGCGGGTTGATTCCAGTTCGTTCTTCTGGCGGGCGCCCAGTTCAACGAGGGCCGAGTCCACTTCGCGAATGGCGGTGTCGATCGTTTCGACCGACAACGCCGATGATTCCTCCGTTGACAGGTCGATGCCGGTCAGCTCGGAGAGGGTGGCCAGCGAGCCGGCCGAGCCATCGAGTGTTTTCGCGCCGTTGTATTCGGCGGCAGCGATCGTGTCGTTGTAGGTGGCAACGAGGCTATCGGCTGCGGACTGGAATGCGGCCTGTGCCGTGTCGCTGTTGACCGACTCGTTTGACGCGCCCACCGCGTATGACCGGAGCTCGGTCAGGTGTTCCCGGAGCTGCAGAACGGTCGACGAGACGGTTTCGTACTTGCTGATGGTCTGGGTGACATTTTCGATTTCCTGATTGAGCGAGGCGATCTGGCTTCGCAGCTGCTCGGAAATCACCAACCCGGCGGGATCATCGGACGCCCGATTAATACGCATGCCGGATGACAGCTTCTCCATGGCGCTGTACAGGGCGCGATAATTGCGATCGATATTGCTCAAAGAACTGAGCATAGAGCTTTTCGGATATAACGTAATAGTCATCGGTTACCTCCCGGCGCTGGACGGCCGTGCTCACGGACAGTGGCACGTATTAATGTACAATTCCCGTGCCGGAGAGGCAGGATATGTAAGTTCAAGGCCGGGAGATCATTACGATATCTGCGGAATGGGCGAACAGCCATTGCTATGGGAAGCAGTCCTTACTCTATGGGAGGGACGGCCGGGTGAGTTCAGATGGACAAAAAAATGCCGCCGGCAGGGTAGTTTAACCGGCGGCACTGGAGTGGAGGAACCAAACTAAGAGCAGCTAGCTCTTATTTTATCGATCAATCCGTGATCGATATCTTTATGTGACGTTCGTGTACAGTTGCTTCTATCGGTTGTCGTCGAGCCGGCGG includes:
- the tsaB gene encoding tRNA (adenosine(37)-N6)-threonylcarbamoyltransferase complex dimerization subunit type 1 TsaB, with translation MSGLETLPMLAVDTSGPALRMAIGFGEDRMVTYEEKLVISHGRVMLKKIDDLLHSSGLAGRDLRSLTVSVGPGSFTGLRIGLSMAKGLATALDLVMVSVSAFELAAFKLAERPNPVTVLVPFKKDACFSVTVSGGEWIEPSVAAVAYRDLRATTDGEDLVALDEGVVTRARDSGVEREIELIPLAAADLIHLGRQKLRRADVADIDTLEPLYLQKSQAEIRFDQRQRP
- the tsaE gene encoding tRNA (adenosine(37)-N6)-threonylcarbamoyltransferase complex ATPase subunit type 1 TsaE, which gives rise to MSVLHVVSHSEDETMALAEKLAKSFLPGDVLVLIGPLGAGKTAFVRGLARGLGIDPSLVNSPSYTFVNEYPGGDRKLYHFDLYRMQQSNELYEIGWDEYLSREGIMAVEWGDKAAELLPQKYYVLEFRIAGETERQIDIELVQV
- a CDS encoding bifunctional response regulator/alkaline phosphatase family protein, whose translation is MPIPSDKKRILWVDDEIDSLKPHLLFLEKKGFSVTPAMSGDDAIVAVRDGNFDLVLLDEMMPGKDGLTTLEEIKDLRPHLPVVMVTKSEEESLMEDAIGSKIDDYLVKPVNPSQILLVIKRLLDAKKIISSSSMRRYVTEINKFNQKMYGPMQPDDWHEAARLLAEWDLELDNSNDDGLKETHTGTKREWNTEFTKYILNTYQSWLSGDDRPLMSPDIVARFVAPPLKSRRQVLFVVVDCMRLDQWMLVEPLMSEFFNIERSYYFSILPTATPFARNAVFAGMFPDEISRIYPDNYQVQDEGSLNRYEDRMFADNLARLGIRFDRPMRYVKVYNNTEGEELVRRAGDYFESPAVTFVFNFLDILAHGRSNNVILKEIAGTDAAFRSLMRSWFVHSPLFALLKQFAERDFTVIVTSDHGSVLCQRGTMAHGRRTTSTNLRYKYGDNLKSDPKDSVLIKKPKEWRLPMFSLATTFIIAKEDYYFVYPNNYNEMVRQFQNSFQHGGISLEEMVVPVAVMTPK
- a CDS encoding HAMP domain-containing sensor histidine kinase; translation: MAPRWRAFNRTSDLYVGKSTLFKTFLLVGIAIISIGFIWYTFDVIDTLQRDIRSQVEKYVQLWQLAANSPMSGSELQFIFNEIIVKATFPILVVDQDGEPLYWRNIKDIDPELRNPDAPTMARLKKIAADMKKQNGEFKLHYGDDFVHHLYYGDSEVINELKLMPFVEIGIVLAFLIVGMIGFQTIRRSEERHIWVGMAKETAHQLGTPISSLMGWIEVLESESPVRDGAEPGLIDQTVDNMKIDVRRLQRVANRFGQIGSIPELSPCKLNELIEEVVEYYRRRLPFEGHGVQITFHGGDIPEVDLNPELLTWALENLVKNALQAVDSKTGVIEITSTHGSDPRMVDIEMKDNGPGISPAAARKIFRPGFTTKKRGWGLGLTLVKRIVEEYHDGQIRLERSHPGETVFKITLPVAARR
- the serS gene encoding serine--tRNA ligase produces the protein MLDIKFIRENPDLVKTAISNKNEKADVDHILRLDQSRRELIGEVEQLKAARNKASAEIARKKKAGEPADDAIASMRQVGQKITELDERRRQIEDELQSALSWVPNVPHQSVPVGKDESANVVVREWGKIVKRDYPVLPHWEVGAKLGILDLEAAARVSGAGFYILKGLGSRLERALINFMLDLHTADGFTEVTVPHLVTADTMFGTGQLPKLDEDMYRERNDGPYLIPTAEVPITNMFKDQILDHEQLPICLVGHTPCYRREAGSAGKDTRGMIRVHQFSKVELVKIVRPETGYDELESLVAQAEKVLQYLELPYRVSALATGDLSFAAAKCYDLELWAAGIERYLEISSVSIFEDFQARRMNCRFRDADRSVRFPFTLNGSGLALARLIPAILENYQNADGTVTIPERLRPYMGGIGKIG
- the rpmB gene encoding 50S ribosomal protein L28; this translates as MAKACEICGKKPMFGNNVSHAHNITKRRWVPNLQRVRALINGQPKRIEVCTSCLKAGKVIKATRTRKPASLTGAQA
- a CDS encoding T9SS type A sorting domain-containing protein; this translates as MKLLLNIAILLSLGGLTARSETSIATMDPDGGRRQLMAVVPQDNIEGLDWTPDMTRFVYNSKNTGVAEVYEFDRGTQYACQLTNYGGSWGQWAGRYDSTGEIWYRHTNASGSYFEIRRIERELCEVLSEDSLFNHPGWELAVFDLSPNYIAINKGGPASTEEIYIAPLANLANLTQLTSNSLPDRAPDISRDESKIVYVRGFGSNTSQNIFTMNIDGSDTTQLTFEPDVSPDISLIHFPQWSDDGTQIGYTYWNGSQHDIYVINADGTGEPLNITNTPSENEELWDWRDGRLLYTTDGEFSIVQLPTTTYGPCDTDQPVVASLSKPAGGATVTLKIPDGVEVADISREGLLTEDWDFVTEIINTDSAYLLVNLVNTFGEWIPADTTTLFYVEFTTSRLCEESKSIHWDTALSDDPSRSTRLFDTTGTIRIYPYFDGSADSTEILGYLPGDAFGDPSLDLNDLIGTTNFLYLGGARPCVIDAADVNGDCLVDLGDLIYLVNYLFVNGPEPQCGCVSTGEPLARKVSSQVSANASYREGWTVVTLSSEIDLRGIQLKVVGSDAGQPEALVDCGWNLIAGRDESGYRVGMLDLDGGDVLPAGSATLIRIPGEYEIESALVADHSGHVFSVQIGTATIESSLPTSFALAQNYPNPFNPSTEISFSLPNASDVRLEVFNVLGQSVAILVDGRVEAGTHSVRWDASNSASGVYLYRIQAGEFTDTRKMMLLK
- a CDS encoding flagellin, with protein sequence MTITLYPKSSMLSSLSNIDRNYRALYSAMEKLSSGMRINRASDDPAGLVISEQLRSQIASLNQEIENVTQTISKYETVSSTVLQLREHLTELRSYAVGASNESVNSDTAQAAFQSAADSLVATYNDTIAAAEYNGAKTLDGSAGSLATLSELTGIDLSTEESSALSVETIDTAIREVDSALVELGARQKNELESTRASLQISRQNLISAESQIRDTDYGDFISEYVGAMIREKASMALLAHSRVMSETLLGLVIPRNR